One Mycolicibacterium sp. TUM20985 genomic window, GCACCCACGATGGATCTGGTGGCGCGAGCCACCCGAACCAGCCCCCACCGCGTGGCGCAGATGTTCGGGGACGTCGAGGACAAGGGCATCGTCGCGATCGATGGCCAACGCATTCGCTTCACCCACCCGCTGCTGAGCCAGGGGGTCTACGCCTTGGCGACGCCCGCTCGGCGACGCGCGACGCATCGTCGCCTCGCAGCGACCGTCGATCAAGCCGAACTTCGCGCGCGCCACCTCGCGTTGTCCGCGACCAGCGGCGACGCCGCGACGATGAACTCGCTCGACGCCGCCGCCGAGTCCGCCCGCGCACGAGGAGCACCCGCCGCCGCTGCCGAGTTCGTCGACTTGGCCATCAAGCTTGGTGGTGATACCCCTCGACGCCGACTCCAGGCTGCGAGTCACCACTTCAGCGATGGTGACGCGAAGCAGGCGAGGATGCTGCTCGAGGACGTCATCGCCATGACCGAACCCGGTGTGCTGCGCGCGGAAGCGTCGTGCTTGCTGGGGTTCGTCCACCTGTTCGGCGAGAGCTTCCTTGAGGCCGCCGGAGTGCTGGAGGGGGCACTCGACGAGGCGGGGGATGACACGAGGCTGCGTACGGAGCTGTTGGTGACGCTGTCCTACGCCCGGTACAACGCGGGTCAATTCGGCCGCGCCACGCGTCGAATCGACGAGGCGACCGTCATTGCCGAACGACTCGGTCAGCCGATTCTGCTCAGTCAGGCACTCGGGCTGCGAGTGATACTCGGCTTCCTCCGCGGTGACGGCCTCGATCAGGACCGACTCAGCCGGGCCCAACAGTTGGAAGACGTCGACGTCGACATGCCGATGGCCTTTCGACCCCGGATGCAGAACGCGATGCTCTTGGCGTGGACCGGACGGCTCGACCTCGCCCATGACGAGATGACGGACATTCGGCGGCGCTGCATCGAACGCGGCGAGGAGAACGAATTGATCTTCGTCGCCATTCACGCCGTCCTGCTCGAGATGTGGCGGGGTAACTTCACCGACGCCGGCCTGATCGCCGAGGACACCGAAGAACGCGCGCGGTATCTGGGCGGGGACGTCCCACTCTTCGTGGCAATGACCATCCGTGCTGCCTTGGCGGCGTACGCCGGCCGAGAGGGCGAAGCGCGTCGCGATACCGCCGCTGCGCTGGCTGCCAGCCAACGCTGCGGGGCGAACCTTCTGGTGGTCTGGACGTTGACGACCTTGGGATTCCTCGAGTTGTCGCTGGGGAACTACGAGGCGACCCTCACCGCCACGGCACCGTTGCTCGCCAGGCTCGAGGCGGCGCCAAGGGCGACCGAGATCGTCTCCGCGACCTTCGTGCCCGACGCCGTCGAGGCGATGGTCAACCTCGGCCGACTCGATGACGCCGAGCGGCTCGTCGACATCCTCGAAGGCAACGGCCGTCGGTTGGATCGCGCGTGGATGCTCGCCGTTGGTGCGCGGAGCAGAGCCATGGTGTTGGCCGCCCGCGGAGACATCGACGCCTCGCTCGGGGCCATTCGAGAGGCGACGGCCCAATGTGACAGGCTGCCAATGCCTTTCGAGCACGCGCGCACCCAGCTGCTCTTGGGACAAATCGAGCGACGCCATCGGCGAAAGGATGCCGCCGCCGCCGCCTTCACCACGGCGCTCAAGACCTTCGAGGCCCTCAACGTCCCGCTGTGGGCCGATCGGGCCCGCGCCGAACTGGACCGCAACCACACCGGGCCGCGTCGAAAGACCGTGCTCACGCCGTCCGAACAACGGGTCGCCGAGCTCGCTGCCACCGGTAAGACGACCCGCGACATAGCCGTTGCCCTGTTCATCAGCCCGAAGACCGTCGAAGCCAACCTCGCCCGCATCTACCGCAAGCTCGACATCAGGTCGCGCGCCGAACTCGGCAGCCGCATGCGTGCAGCGGACGCTCAGTAGCGGACGATCTCCTCGGCACACCGACGCCGCGCCCTCACCCAGGTCGGCTAGACCGTCAGCACCATCCGGTAATGCGCCTTGCCCGTGTCCATGGCCTCGTAGGCCGCGGCGGCTTCTGCCAACGGCCGTTCCTCGACGACGGCACGGACACCGGTCTGCACGGCGAAGTGCATGGTTTCCTCGACGTCGCGGGCGGTGCCCGACGGGTGACCGGTCACCGACAGTCCCGCGTTGATCAGGTCGAGCGGACTGATCGGGAGGTTGTCAGGCGTCACACCGACGACGACGAGCTCACCCCGCGGTCCCAATCCCCCCACGGTCGCGGCCATCGCCGCGGAGTTGGCCGCAGTGGCGAGCACTACCTTCGCGCCGCCGAGATCCTGCAGGGCCGACGCGACGTCGGCCTCGTTCGAGTCGACGTAGTGATGTGCCCCCAGCGCCAGTGCGCCCTCGGCCTTGGCGGCACCGCGGGCGATCGCGACGGTCTCGAATCCCATTGCCCTCGCCCACTGCAGGCCCAGGTGGCCGAGGCCTCCGATGCCCAGCACGGCGACCAGGTCGCCGGCCACCGCTCTCGTCTGCCGCAGTGCGTTGAACGTCGTCACTCCGGCGCAGCCCAGCGGCGCGGCCTCGACGAACGACAGACCGTCGGGGATGCGCGCCAGCGCGGTCGCCGGAGCTGTCACCGACTCCGCATACCCTCCCGGATAGTGCCAACTGGGTATCTGAAGACGCTCGCACTGCATGAAATGGCCCATGCGACAGGGCACGCATCGATTGCAATTTCCGCCGAACCAGCCAACAGCCACCCGGTCACCCACGGCGAAGTCCTCGACACCGTCTCCGACCTCGGCGACGGTGCCCGCAATCTCGTGCCCAGGCGTCACGGGCCAGGACAGTCCGGGAAAGCCGCCGCTGACGAAGGCGTGGTCGGTGCCGCACACGCCGCACGCGGCGACGTCGATCCGGACGTGACCGTGCGGCGGCGAGGTGGTGTCGACGTCGACGAGGGTGAGCGGTTGATTCGCGGACGCCACCTGGACTGCCTTGTGTGTGGACATCGGTGAAGTTTAATCCCGCTGCGTTGGCACCCAGAAGGGCTGAGGATTCGAGCACGTAGGGAAACACCCGATTTCTTCGTCATGGAGCGGGATTACCGTCGGGCCGATGAGCTCCCACGCGACATCGGTTCCGTGCTACCTCGTCGAGTGGTACGACCCACGGATGGCAACGGAGCCGATCGAGCACACAGCCGCCAGACTCGACGACTATGCGGTGTCGATGTCCACGCCGGACTCGACCGTGCGGCTGCTCACGGTCCTCGCGGTCCCCGCTGACGACGTGTGCTTCGGCGTATTCACTGCCGCATCAGCAGATCTCGTCGCCGAGACCTGTCAGCGGGCCGGCCTTCCCGCCCAACGACTCACACCTGCCGTCGACGCTCACTTCGGCACCCCGGAGTCGTAGGGAAACCCCCGATTTGTTGGCGCCCTGGGCGGTCTTAGCGTGGGGTGTGAGCCGGGAGGTCTTCGATGTACATGCGCGCCAGCGTGCACGACCACGCCGCCATCATCCTGAGCGTGCTGCTGGTCTTGGGGTCCACCGGGTGCGGGAGTAGCACCGTCGTCCAGGGCAGTTCACGTTCCGCGGCGGCACCGAGCAGCGAATCATCCGTCAGTGCGGCCCCCTCCTCGGCAGGCGGATTGTTCAGCGGCGAGCAGCCATGGACCACCGACGTCGCCGACGCGGAGAGGTCGGACCGCAGCGACGCCATCATCGCCACCCTCAACCGCCTCGGCGGCTGGGGCAACGGCGGCGTGTTTCAGACGGATTTCTCGATCCCGATCTTCTTCGCCGATGGCTCCACCCCCCGCACACAGGTCACCGGCGTCGATGACTACTGCTACGGCGGGCCCGACTGCGACGAGGTGCCTGCCCAGATGCCGGTCCCGGTGGACGCCAACATGGAGGGCTCCGAAGACATGGATTGCGATGTCTCGCAGCAGGACTGCCACATCCTCGTTGCGGAGCGCGACGAAGGCAAGCTGTACGAGGTGTACCAAGGCACCAAGGAGGGTGACGACATCACCGCGATGGGGCTCTTCGTCTGGGACCTCGGCAAGGCCTATCCGGAGACGCTGCGCGGTGATCAGTGCACCAGCGCCGATGCCGCGGGGTTCCCCATCGCAGGCCTCACCCCGACTGCGGACGAAGTGGCCGCGGGCAATGTCGATCACGCTCTGCGCTTCATCCTCCCGAACGACCGGATGAAGGCCGACGTGTACGTCCGGCCGGCGACGCACGCGGGCGGACCGGAGAGCACCGACCCCGACGCT contains:
- a CDS encoding ATP-binding protein; the protein is MTWGGATSHRVEARVIDEYLTSASREPSALLIEGEARIGKTTLWSAATDRARERGCQVLSSRTAVTESLLAYGVLADLLDEIDESVWGALPGPQRVAVERILLRVNSTASTTDPRTVAAGFLSVIEVLAARGPVVLAVDDLQWVDVSSQHVVAFAAQRLTGPVRMLATVRSDSDVDTDTSWLQLPRPDALTRLRLQPMPMRELHAMISERLGRSFARPTIKQIQDISGGNPFYALELARAIGPSTDSMVALPNTLAELVAVRLGGLEADAGEALLVAACLPAPTMDLVARATRTSPHRVAQMFGDVEDKGIVAIDGQRIRFTHPLLSQGVYALATPARRRATHRRLAATVDQAELRARHLALSATSGDAATMNSLDAAAESARARGAPAAAAEFVDLAIKLGGDTPRRRLQAASHHFSDGDAKQARMLLEDVIAMTEPGVLRAEASCLLGFVHLFGESFLEAAGVLEGALDEAGDDTRLRTELLVTLSYARYNAGQFGRATRRIDEATVIAERLGQPILLSQALGLRVILGFLRGDGLDQDRLSRAQQLEDVDVDMPMAFRPRMQNAMLLAWTGRLDLAHDEMTDIRRRCIERGEENELIFVAIHAVLLEMWRGNFTDAGLIAEDTEERARYLGGDVPLFVAMTIRAALAAYAGREGEARRDTAAALAASQRCGANLLVVWTLTTLGFLELSLGNYEATLTATAPLLARLEAAPRATEIVSATFVPDAVEAMVNLGRLDDAERLVDILEGNGRRLDRAWMLAVGARSRAMVLAARGDIDASLGAIREATAQCDRLPMPFEHARTQLLLGQIERRHRRKDAAAAAFTTALKTFEALNVPLWADRARAELDRNHTGPRRKTVLTPSEQRVAELAATGKTTRDIAVALFISPKTVEANLARIYRKLDIRSRAELGSRMRAADAQ
- a CDS encoding alcohol dehydrogenase catalytic domain-containing protein; amino-acid sequence: MSTHKAVQVASANQPLTLVDVDTTSPPHGHVRIDVAACGVCGTDHAFVSGGFPGLSWPVTPGHEIAGTVAEVGDGVEDFAVGDRVAVGWFGGNCNRCVPCRMGHFMQCERLQIPSWHYPGGYAESVTAPATALARIPDGLSFVEAAPLGCAGVTTFNALRQTRAVAGDLVAVLGIGGLGHLGLQWARAMGFETVAIARGAAKAEGALALGAHHYVDSNEADVASALQDLGGAKVVLATAANSAAMAATVGGLGPRGELVVVGVTPDNLPISPLDLINAGLSVTGHPSGTARDVEETMHFAVQTGVRAVVEERPLAEAAAAYEAMDTGKAHYRMVLTV